Proteins from one Periplaneta americana isolate PAMFEO1 chromosome 6, P.americana_PAMFEO1_priV1, whole genome shotgun sequence genomic window:
- the LOC138702310 gene encoding cuticle protein 19-like translates to MQQTKVVPCIAVLAVLLATVNAFPEHLVDEQHYDHTQYKFEYAVHDPHTGDVKEQWESRDGDAVKGSYSLKEADGGTRTVEYHADKHNGFVAVVKKAGGHSKPEITYHGAKPHY, encoded by the exons ATGCAGCAAACTAAG GTTGTTCCATGCATTGCCGTTTTGGCAGTCCTGCTGGCTACAGTAAATGCTTTCCCTGAGCATTTGGTAGATGAACAACATTAT GATCATACCCAGTACAAGTTCGAGTACGCAGTTCATGACCCACATACCGGTGACGTCAAGGAACAGTGGGAGTCCAGGGATGGAGACGCAGTGAAGGGATCTTACAGTCTGAAGGAAGCTGATGGAGGAACCCGCACCGTGGAGTACCACGCCGACAAACACAACGGTTTCGTCGCCGTCGTCAAGAAAGCTGGAGGACACTCCAAACCTGAGATCACTTACCATGGAGCTAAACCTCATTACTAA
- the LOC138702311 gene encoding cuticle protein 19-like — MQQTKVVPFIAVLLLLLAAVNAFPGHLVDEQHYEHPQYKFEYAVHDPHTGDVKEQWESRDGDAVKGSYSLKEADGGTRTVEYHADKHNGFVAVVKKAGGHSKPEITYHGAKPHY, encoded by the exons ATGCAGCAAACTAAG GTTGTTCCGTTCATTGCCGTTCTCCTGCTTCTGCTGGCTGCAGTAAATGCTTTCCCTGGACATTTGGTAGATGAAcaacattat GAACATCCTCAGTACAAGTTCGAATACGCCGTGCATGACCCACATACCGGTGACGTCAAGGAACAGTGGGAGTCCAGGGATGGAGACGCAGTGAAGGGATCTTACAGTCTGAAGGAAGCTGATGGAGGAACCCGCACCGTGGAGTACCACGCCGACAAACACAACGGTTTCGTCGCCGTCGTCAAGAAAGCTGGAGGACACTCCAAACCTGAGATCACTTACCACGGAGCCAAGCCTCATTACTAA